In the Primulina tabacum isolate GXHZ01 chromosome 7, ASM2559414v2, whole genome shotgun sequence genome, TTTGAATCCTGCGTTTGCGGCAATTTCTGAAGAGAAGGTTTCGGATTTTGCGACGGAGTTCGGTTCTCACATCTCTGACGTTCCTGTGGTTACTCCTGTCAGCGAACTTTCTGAGGTAATGTTTGAATTAGAATTtcgttttgtttttgttttttttttttcacttgaGTTCTTCAGCTTGTGATTAATTTAGCTTTGTTACTCGTGGTTCCTATTACGTTTGTCGATTTAGATTAGGTGTTCTGCTACAAATACAGTAACAACAATGATGCGGTACTGAAAATAAGAAAGTGTTCAGTGCATGGATGAATTTTGGAATACATATAGTTCGTAGATCAGTATGATACGATTGAGTGTGCACTTACTGCATCTTCAAGCTAAGGTATCACTGTCTTTGGAATAGTTCAATTTCGAAGATAGTGTTTCGATCCTGGTGTTTGTTTTGTTGGAGCGAGCCCCTGTTTCCTTTCTGCGTCGTTAATTGGCTTTAGGCCTTTTTTAAACTGGTTTTATAGTGCTGATAgcatatttatttttcagaacTCTGTAGTTAATCCAGTGGATTCTTCGGTGACATCTACGTCTGAAACAATTGTTCGCTCAGATCAAGCTCCAGCATCGTCTCCAAAATCTATAATCACTTCTGATGAGCATGCGGCTTCGGTTGCTTCAGTCCCCAAATGTGAAAATCCTGAGTTGGATTCAATCAAGGACATATTACCTATTGAGGCAGAGATTGTGATAAAACATCTGACAACTGCTAGAATTCAGGTCATGAAATCGGAAGTTGAGTACGAATCGAGAAAGCTTCTGGAAGTCCTGCTGGAGACCATCATTAAAGAGTTTCATGGAGGTTTGTACAAAGAGAGGGGCTTGGTCTATCAGCTTTTAACTAGCAGAGCCAATTTGGTCTTCCTAAGTTTTATGCTTGGGGCCCTCGCGGTGTTTGTGTTTTCATTCCTCAGGATCGGAGAGAGTGGCCATTCCACCAGATCAACGCCAACTTGATCCGATATCGAGACTGTAACAGAGGTAATGGCTCTTACTGCCATTTGCTATGTTTCTCCTTTAGCCGAGTGTTCATAAACCTCATCACAGCCAAACAACTCAACTTTAGGATACTGATTTTCGCACACAAAGAATCATACATACACTTTCATGTTGAGTTTATGCCTAATAATGTCTTAGATTGATTCTGAGCCCTTTTGCCTTAAAACACTTGTATGTATCAATGTATGAAAGGATTGTTTCTTGGACTTCTAAAGTGAACTTAGAGTTTACCTTTGGAGTGGCATGAGaatttaatagattttataTGATCAcgcactacaaaaaaaaaaaaacagaggcTAACCGTCGCTAAAACCGTCGCCTAAAGGGTCAGGCGACAGTTATAGCGACGGTTTGGTGGTCCGTAACCGGAGGTCCCGTCGCCTTCTATTAACGACGGTTTTTttacaaaccgtcgctatattaacGACGGTTTTTCCTATTGCCTCGCTAACACAACTGTTTTTTTGTAGTGAAATAACCACAATTCACGTGCAATTCTCACTTCATCGAATAACGTTACCGAATATTCAGACTCCAACTTCCTTAATGAGTATGCCTTATAAACGCACTCCAATTGTATCAGAATTGTGAATTAGGAGAGGCTTTCTTGTTAGTTTCTTGTTTCACCCCCTGAAAGGCTGAATGTGATTTCAAAGTGACATATTCATGAATATGGAGTAACAAGTCACAAAAACTCCAAATATTTCAGCCTGTCCAGTCTGAAGATAGCTTCATTGTCAAAATAAAAGTACATACTACATTTGTACGGTCAGATGCATTTTGATGGTTCATGCAATTGTAGCCAATTGCGGTGCCCCATCTTAAATGCTGTTTCACATCCCTTTTTTTTATccactaaattttaaaaaataaaaacatcatCTTTTTTCCCCAACTGTGTTTATAGGTGTATGCTGTTGGGGGGTAAATAGTCTCTGGCACGTGATGTATGGGCCTTCTTAACGTTTCAGTAGTTACTAGAAGTTCCGCAATTCTACCATACATATAAAGAATGTTAAGTAACTTGATGTATTATTATTTCGGGATTCCTTCCTCAAAATTAACAGCAGATACCTGGGTTAAAagggaaaaaattaaaaacacaGTTTTACAGTTGAGGATGTGTCGACATATGTCCCAGGAAAGTTGATGGGACAAAGTTGCTAGAAATAGGGAGACCTTGGATTTGCCAAATCTTAAAAGATCAGAAAAACTCCAATCAAGGCATTCTGGCACATGCACTGCCTGTTTTGCCATCATTTGCCAATTATACTAAATATATCATGGTGTATAAATTAATAATGCCACTTTGTTCCAGTACTAGAGTATTTAGAGCACAAACCAACAGAAGCAGGATcccttttaaaattaaaaatcgttgaacttaaattttttttttcagatatTGATTCTGGCACAGTTAGCAGTCCCAAAACCGATCCACATTAATAGGCCTGTAAAATTTAAGACACTCAGGTATAGTTTGATATATAAGATGAGAgagggattgataaataattctCCTTATCCCACGTTTGGTACCTTTTTAAAAAGCCCATGATATTGATAGATAATTTTATATAAGgataaagagtaggtctcttgtgaggcagtctcacgaatctttatttgggacgggtcaattctaccgatattcacaataaaaagtaatacttttagcataaaaagtaatgttttttcatggatgacccaaataaaaggcccgtcttacaaaatacgacccgtgagaccgtctcacataagtttttgccaaggataaaatatctcttttatgagatgtgataattttaatctaatgataaaaacaccacaaattacttaattgccctcaatatataaaaatcctaAACCATATTGTTCTCTCATTTCACttgtaggtagaaattaaaatcaaataaatatttttatttatttttatatattatataatatgataattatataaatgaactcgagataattatataaatgatttgtataaatctcaataaaattattaatatcactcgattaaccttaaaaatgtATATTTGACATGACTCACAAAATTaagggctcaattatcatattatataatatataaaattaagtaaaaaataaataaatcatgcaagcaatGTCAGCGCATGAacagataagaaatatgaacttaagcaacaactttgaaattataaaatttattatgataagatTAATTtagtcattacaatctaatatataaatttaatcaatcttattaaaatcataccaaacattaaatataatatcatatatcttatttatcattaacttatacttatattatatatcatatgTTTATCTTATCATGTGTACCGAACTATACCTCAGGGAACCACATGCTACAAGGAGAATGTTTTATTGCTCGAGGTGTAATTTTAGCCCTTGGATGGGCTTCTTTAGTGATGGATCCTTCCACCAAATAGATGGCATCCACCTGATTTATTGGTTATAACTACATGGAAAGTGTTATTCTTGATGTAATACAGTTATTTTTGAAGAACGATACACTCAccttattaaatatttacttTGTTTTGTCTTATACTATGATATATCGAGTAATCTGCATTTATTAGGAACAATTTGTATGTTTTCTTGATGGCCTCAAACTCGGCAGCAAATTGTTGCTGCATGTGTGTTGCTGCTAGTCCTATCAAATCCCAGAAAAAGGGGTGGATGCAATAGCAATGTAAATGGGATTTTTCTTATTGGGTTAACAGCCTGTCTTACTTTTTGAAAAGCTAATGTATATATCCAACAAAACACTTTGGGTCGCATATGCAAGTTTAATTGCCCATGTCCCACAAAAAATAAATGACAAAATTTTTCGTTATCATTAGACCATCTTTTGGGTTGTTTTCATTGCAATCAACAATTTAGTCATGCCACTattgtttcttcttctttttttttttgtcacttGATCCACAAGATCAGtggataaaaatataataaaaatattattattatttatttatttataatattagaACGATAtcgttttttaaaaattttctaccGGATTTTTTTGCCCATAAAGAAGATATGCACGCCCCTTCGTCGTCACATTTTTGGTCATACAAAAAAAATGGCTTTTCTAAATCAATCACACCTAATCTATGGGCTAGCTATGCTCTAATATTTACAGTTGTAAAAGAGAAGTAGAAAATTAGGAGTGGTCAAattaatgaataaataaaacttaaaaaagCTCAAACAGTAGAAAGGAGTGACAACAGAGAGGGAAAACGCACATGAAAATGGGCCCTTTCGAGGAGTGTGGGCCAGGATATCCACATGGCCCAAATCCAAACAAGACACTGttcactttaaaaaaaatagtttttagaAAAGcccattaattttaaatataaaggGGTCGCATGCCTCCTCAAGCCAACTCAATTGTGATTCCCATTAAGGAAATCTCTGCTTCCTTACGAAGAATGCTTGCACATTGATGTATATCTACTTGTTTCTCCATTTTCATTCAAGGAGCTCCTGTTTTACGCGGATTCATTCAGGTATAATGGTTCGTTTGGTGTTGTAGATTTTGGTTTTTGATTCGTTCGTTTATCTGTTTATTCATTCTTTTTTGATTTGTTTGAGCGATAgatgatttattgctttttttACGTCTGTTCTTCGATTTTTTGATGAAATTCTGTTTGATGCATTTGAGTTGATTTTCTGCTGTACATTTCGTGCTTGAATCTTTCAGTACTGCTTCGAATTTCGTTTCCTTTGAATCTGCATGTCAGTTTCTTAATTTGCATTTGAGCTCCGCAGGATGACGTCATCAATGGTGTCTAGTCCTGCGGCGAGCTTCGAAAGATCATCGACCAGAAGGAAGAGGAAGAAGAAAATCGAAAGCCAAGAGATTAGTCTAAATTATCACGGTAATAATGATAATTTGCCTCAAACTTCCTTGGTTCAATGGAGATCCGATGCTCAGCAGCAGGTTTATTCCTCAAAACTGTTCCAAGCCATCCGCCAAGTCCAGCGCGGCGACTCGTCGGCTCCGAAGATGAACCGGGCGGTCCGGGAAGCCGCCGATCGAGTCCTAGCCGCCACAGCCCGGGGGAGGTCCAGGTGGAGCAGAGCCATGCTCACGAACCGGCTCAGGCTGAGGTTTCTCAAGAAGAAGAACATCACCAAGCAACAGCGGAAGGTGGAGATGATGGCCTCCGGGAGCGGCGGGACGCCGAGGAGATCGAAGGTGAGCGTGACCCGGTTGAAATGGAAGAGTATGCAGACTGTTCAGCGCAAGGCACGGGTTCTCGGCGGATTGGTTCCTGGCTGCCGGAAACAGCCATTGCCGGTGGTTCTGGAGGAGGTTACTGACTATATAGCTGCGCTTGAAATGCAAGTGCGAGCTATGAGCGCATTAGCCTCCTTGCTTTCTGGTTCCGGCCCAACTGTTGCTAGTGGCGCGGTTGATGGTCCCGGCTCGAGCCGAACCCCAAGTACCTGATGATGTTTCCCTCTTACTTATTTGTTATTGTTAATTggtattatcattatttttagcAGAATATTGCAATGCAGTATATATTTTTTCccttaaaaaacaaaaaaataaaggtttgtgttatatatatacatatatattgaaCTGGTGGAGCTGAAACAATCGAATCTCGAACCTGATATCTTGTTTTGAGATATTGATGTCGAATGAACTATAAATAATCGACTTATGTGTATCTTTGTCGTTAAAATAATGTTACCGTAGTTAAAACAAATAATGAGAGTTGCTGCTAATTAGGCACGAGGAATCAATGTTTCTTGATGTGGGTCACAAGAATCACACTTGAGCTTAATTTTAACACCATTCGGAAACATCTGGTTAAAATGTGTCGGATCAAGACCCGGCCCGAGATCGAGTTCATTATTCCAAATGTGAATTATACGAGAAAATACGTCAAAAAATATAtagaatatatataaaaaagttAGTAATctacttatatatataaaaacaaattttttccctatattttaaaagttttcgCCAAAAATAATATGTCATAAAAGTAATGTTTACCAGCATTAATGCTTTTATTTACCgctttaaatatttgaaataaaagaaaataaatacaatattaaacataaattcttttcaattttgttttaaaattcaaatttgaatatgatgtaatttgaaaatataaactatATTTAAATATCTGTATTGGTTAtataatttcatttaatttcgttataattttgagttttgtgttattattatatattcaatTATCACTACTTTctaacatattaaataaaatataatttttttatttaataactaTATAAATCTTTAAAAATGGGCATTTAGACTTGGTAAATTTTTTACTTTGAAAAATGATTCCTATATTTTTAGTTAGAGGATGATATTTTTACAGTTGGATCTCAAACTCGAGATCTCATTCAAAACCTGATATTTTGACGTCAGATAAGctacaaatcacataaaacttTCTTGTGTTTCTATACAGTTAGGGTCCGTTTTGTATGTGTGATGAGATAAACAAATTATTAGTAATCAAATGGATTATAAAATGAAAGACATGGATAAATAATATTGTGGGATAAAATACACGATGTTTGGTATAATTTTAACATTATAGATTGAAATGTGTATCTCCATTATGTACAATATAAATACCTAacctaaatataataaataaataataatattaacaagaaataaataaatagatacttttaaaaaatattaataatatcgaatattgatattgattttaatattaaaaattcatttttttattaatttgtaaaatttattttttattgtacttTTTTTTCTGATTATAATTAATggtattattaatttaatcaataaattaattccTATTATTTCTttctatttttataattaatataattatatatgttattattaatgagtgggtctcatgtgagaccgtctcacggatcttaatctgtgagacgtgtcaactctacccatattcacaataaaaagtaatactcttagcataaaaagtaatactttttcatggatgacccaaataagagatccgtctcacaaatacgacccgtgagaccgtctcacataagtttttttcATTATTAATTAAACTCTTACTATCCATTATTTTTATCAATATGTTTACATTTTTATATTactatatttattattattcttatatattatattagatCTCTTAGTTTTGTtgataaaaaacaataatacaaCATCTTAGAACAAATTGCTATTTTTCGTGTATTCATAGGTACTCGA is a window encoding:
- the LOC142550885 gene encoding transcription factor bHLH148-like — protein: MTSSMVSSPAASFERSSTRRKRKKKIESQEISLNYHGNNDNLPQTSLVQWRSDAQQQVYSSKLFQAIRQVQRGDSSAPKMNRAVREAADRVLAATARGRSRWSRAMLTNRLRLRFLKKKNITKQQRKVEMMASGSGGTPRRSKVSVTRLKWKSMQTVQRKARVLGGLVPGCRKQPLPVVLEEVTDYIAALEMQVRAMSALASLLSGSGPTVASGAVDGPGSSRTPST
- the LOC142550884 gene encoding uncharacterized protein LOC142550884; this translates as MRETQFQTPQKDQITANRRSKITPDLSKKHRKSLNPAFAAISEEKVSDFATEFGSHISDVPVVTPVSELSENSVVNPVDSSVTSTSETIVRSDQAPASSPKSIITSDEHAASVASVPKCENPELDSIKDILPIEAEIVIKHLTTARIQVMKSEVEYESRKLLEVLLETIIKEFHGGLYKERGLVYQLLTSRANLVFLSFMLGALAVFVFSFLRIGESGHSTRSTPT